One genomic window of Streptomyces sp. NBC_01276 includes the following:
- a CDS encoding acyl-CoA dehydrogenase family protein, protein MAATTHTVSNQAPPLVGYEAYLGDRALTEGVERHLADVDAGLQDEVREELTALGRAAGSAQAQEWGRQANGNPPVLRTHDRYGHRIDEVEFHPAWHRLLGHAVTSGLTDAWGRPAGHLRRAAGFFLWSQAESGHGCPVSMTHAAVPALRADPELAAEWEPRLTSHVYEEGLRPAAQKGGVLFGMGMTEKQGGSDVRANTTAAVPLDASGEYLLTGHKWFCSAPMSDGFLVLAQAPGGLSCFLVPRVLPDGTRNAFAIQRLKDKLGNKSNASGEIEFDGTWARLVGEEGRGVRTIIGMVSATRLDCVIGSASLMRQALTQAVHHTEHRSAFGAPLIDQPLMRNVLADLALESEAATVLTLRLAAAYDAGTDRERAFLRLAVPTAKYWVTKRCTPMVAEALECLGGNGYVEESVLPRLLRESPVNSIWEGSGNVQALDVLRALQREPQALNAFLQEVGLARGADHRLDAAIRNLLTDLADLDGIEARARRVVERMALVLQGSLLVRWAPPEVADAFCASRLGGDRGAAFGTLPHTLDLASVVARARITG, encoded by the coding sequence ATGGCAGCCACCACCCACACAGTCAGCAACCAGGCCCCGCCGCTCGTCGGATACGAGGCCTACCTGGGCGACCGGGCCCTCACCGAGGGCGTCGAGCGCCACCTCGCGGACGTGGACGCCGGCCTCCAGGACGAGGTGCGCGAGGAGCTCACCGCGCTCGGCCGGGCGGCCGGTTCCGCGCAGGCCCAGGAGTGGGGCCGGCAGGCGAACGGGAATCCGCCGGTGCTGCGTACGCACGACCGGTACGGGCACCGGATCGACGAGGTGGAGTTCCACCCCGCGTGGCACCGCCTCCTCGGGCACGCGGTGACCTCGGGGCTCACCGACGCCTGGGGCCGGCCCGCCGGGCACCTGCGGCGGGCGGCCGGGTTCTTCCTGTGGTCGCAGGCCGAGTCGGGGCACGGCTGCCCGGTGTCGATGACGCACGCGGCGGTACCGGCGCTGCGGGCCGATCCGGAGCTGGCCGCGGAGTGGGAACCGCGGCTGACCTCGCACGTCTACGAGGAGGGGTTGCGGCCCGCCGCGCAGAAGGGCGGGGTGCTCTTCGGGATGGGGATGACGGAGAAGCAGGGCGGGAGCGACGTCCGCGCGAACACCACCGCGGCGGTGCCGCTGGACGCCTCCGGGGAGTACCTGCTGACCGGGCACAAGTGGTTCTGCTCGGCGCCGATGAGCGACGGTTTCCTGGTGCTGGCGCAGGCACCGGGCGGGCTGAGCTGCTTCCTGGTGCCGCGGGTGCTGCCGGACGGGACGCGGAACGCGTTCGCGATCCAGCGGCTGAAGGACAAGCTGGGCAACAAGTCGAACGCCTCGGGCGAGATCGAGTTCGACGGGACGTGGGCGCGGCTCGTGGGCGAGGAGGGCCGGGGGGTGCGGACCATCATCGGGATGGTCTCGGCGACCCGGCTGGACTGCGTGATCGGCTCGGCCTCGCTGATGCGGCAGGCCCTGACACAGGCCGTCCACCATACGGAGCACCGCTCTGCTTTCGGAGCACCGCTCATCGACCAGCCGCTGATGCGCAACGTCCTCGCCGACCTCGCCCTGGAGTCGGAGGCGGCGACCGTCCTCACCCTGCGCCTCGCGGCCGCGTACGACGCCGGTACGGACCGGGAGCGGGCCTTCCTGCGCCTCGCGGTGCCGACCGCCAAGTACTGGGTCACCAAGCGGTGCACGCCGATGGTCGCCGAGGCCCTGGAGTGCCTGGGCGGCAACGGCTACGTGGAGGAGTCCGTACTGCCCCGCCTGCTGCGCGAGTCCCCGGTCAACTCGATCTGGGAGGGGTCGGGCAACGTCCAGGCCCTGGACGTGCTGCGCGCGCTCCAGCGGGAGCCGCAGGCCCTGAACGCCTTCCTCCAGGAGGTCGGGCTGGCCCGGGGCGCCGACCACCGGCTGGACGCGGCGATCAGGAACCTGCTGACCGACCTGGCCGACCTCGACGGGATCGAGGCGCGGGCCCGCCGGGTGGTGGAGCGGATGGCCCTGGTGCTCCAGGGATCGCTGCTGGTGCGGTGGGCGCCGCCGGAGGTGGCCGACGCGTTCTGCGCTTCCCGGCTCGGCGGGGACCGGGGCGCGGCCTTCGGGACGCTGCCGCACACCCTGGACCTGGCATCGGTGGTGGCACGGGCGCGGATCACGGGCTGA
- a CDS encoding sensor histidine kinase, whose amino-acid sequence MSHRLPVLTNTQVRVAVLVAVLAWFLHGLLFPSPGTAAVACGLAGLALILLGATIADGTPAGGWVLGAGLAAACATGLLAPATPWVVLVFVVCGLAAGRLGGAVSALLLGTGLAAVLAVTLLRGRDTSELWNLVGLCGMYAFVRAARSRKAAAETERQRALLAERAHVAREVHDILAHSLSAQLIHLESARLTLAAGRYEDAAALVDRARALAKGGLEETRRAVAALRGDVPPPGEALAAFAEEYRLATGSACALTVTAGPRPLSAEAALVVIRTAQEALTNAGKHAPGADVDITLAHPGDRYELCVTDSGGTGPAPVPGLGSSGGGFGLVGMAERAELIGATLDAGPYGTGFRVRLEGPLAP is encoded by the coding sequence ATGTCACACCGGCTGCCCGTACTCACGAACACGCAGGTCAGGGTGGCCGTCCTGGTGGCGGTCCTGGCCTGGTTCCTGCACGGCCTGCTCTTCCCGTCGCCCGGCACCGCCGCCGTCGCCTGCGGACTCGCCGGGCTGGCCCTGATCCTCCTGGGCGCCACGATCGCGGACGGCACCCCGGCCGGCGGATGGGTGCTGGGCGCGGGCCTCGCCGCCGCCTGCGCGACCGGCCTGCTGGCGCCCGCCACGCCCTGGGTCGTCCTCGTCTTCGTCGTCTGCGGCCTGGCCGCCGGACGCCTGGGCGGTGCCGTCAGCGCGCTGCTGCTCGGCACCGGACTGGCCGCCGTCCTCGCCGTCACCCTCCTGCGCGGCCGGGACACCTCCGAACTGTGGAACCTCGTCGGTCTCTGCGGGATGTACGCCTTCGTCCGCGCGGCCCGCTCCCGCAAGGCCGCCGCGGAAACCGAGCGCCAGCGCGCGCTCCTCGCCGAGCGCGCCCACGTGGCCCGCGAGGTCCACGACATCCTCGCCCACTCCCTCTCCGCCCAGCTCATCCACCTGGAGAGCGCCCGCCTGACCCTGGCCGCCGGACGCTACGAGGACGCCGCCGCGCTCGTCGACCGGGCCCGGGCGCTGGCCAAGGGCGGCCTGGAGGAGACCCGCCGGGCCGTCGCCGCGCTGCGGGGCGACGTACCGCCGCCCGGGGAGGCGCTGGCCGCCTTCGCCGAGGAGTACCGCCTCGCGACGGGCTCGGCGTGCGCCCTCACCGTCACCGCGGGCCCGCGCCCGCTGTCCGCCGAAGCGGCCCTCGTCGTGATCCGCACCGCACAGGAGGCCCTGACCAACGCGGGCAAGCACGCCCCCGGGGCCGACGTGGACATCACCCTCGCCCATCCCGGCGACCGCTACGAGCTCTGCGTCACCGACTCCGGGGGCACCGGGCCCGCCCCCGTGCCCGGACTCGGCTCCTCCGGGGGCGGATTCGGACTGGTGGGCATGGCGGAGCGGGCGGAACTCATCGGCGCCACCCTCGACGCCGGGCCGTACGGCACCGGTTTCCGCGTCCGACTGGAAGGACCCCTCGCACCGTGA
- a CDS encoding GNAT family N-acetyltransferase translates to MSTITLTTWSLEMTSPEDLVTAAVPGPEIRVERAEVPSPEFSRFLYASVGGDIHWTDRLSLTRAQWVEQLDRPGVETWVAYDRGTPAGYVELDPQPDGVVEIMYFGLLPDFRGRRIGGHLLSLGVARAWDLADRWPERERTRRVWVHTCSQDGPTAMANYQRRGFKVFRTETEEKQETLTPGPWPGA, encoded by the coding sequence ATGAGCACCATCACTCTGACCACCTGGTCCCTCGAAATGACCTCGCCCGAGGATCTGGTCACCGCGGCCGTCCCGGGCCCCGAGATCCGCGTGGAGCGCGCGGAGGTCCCCTCGCCGGAGTTCAGCCGCTTCCTGTACGCCTCGGTGGGCGGGGACATCCACTGGACGGACCGGCTGTCGCTGACCCGCGCCCAGTGGGTGGAGCAGCTGGACCGGCCCGGCGTGGAGACCTGGGTGGCGTACGACCGGGGCACCCCGGCCGGGTACGTGGAGCTCGACCCGCAGCCCGACGGGGTGGTGGAGATCATGTACTTCGGACTGCTCCCGGACTTCCGGGGCCGCCGCATCGGCGGACACCTTCTGTCGCTGGGAGTCGCCCGCGCCTGGGACCTCGCGGACCGCTGGCCGGAGCGGGAGCGGACCCGGCGGGTCTGGGTCCACACCTGCAGCCAGGACGGCCCGACGGCGATGGCCAACTACCAGCGCCGCGGCTTCAAGGTGTTCAGGACCGAGACCGAGGAGAAGCAGGAGACCCTGACCCCGGGCCCCTGGCCGGGCGCGTAG
- a CDS encoding YihY/virulence factor BrkB family protein — protein MQPAKETTERIPGRLHRARVLYRNVSKRKMAWLLLKDTVNSCVEYRILGLAAEAAFFTLLSLPPLFLGLLGLLGYVDGWTDTQSVQSIEENILRAVGTVLSDRGVNEIAKPMLDDVTSRGRPDLISLGFAFALWSGSRAVNVFIDTITVMYGLDGQRGIVKTRLLAFLLYVVALLIGAIVLPLMVVGPDAVVRLVPWSTEVIAVLYWPTVTLLSIAFLTTLYHVSVPVRSPWIEDVPGALVALAMWVLGSFLLRIYLTNTVEGPTIYGSLAAPVAILLWIGISAFAVLVGAAVNAAIDRVWPSVATAAAREANERVREAEAAQLVARAAAWRALAEGESEDDEDAGMPSEFPERWSKFLPPEDYGSRLRKH, from the coding sequence GTGCAGCCAGCAAAAGAAACAACCGAGCGGATCCCGGGACGGCTCCATCGGGCCCGCGTCCTCTATCGCAACGTCTCCAAGCGGAAGATGGCCTGGCTGCTGCTCAAGGACACCGTCAACTCGTGCGTCGAGTACCGGATCCTGGGGCTCGCGGCGGAGGCGGCCTTCTTCACCCTGCTCTCCCTCCCCCCGCTCTTCCTCGGCCTCCTCGGCCTCCTCGGCTACGTCGACGGCTGGACGGACACCCAGTCCGTGCAGAGCATCGAGGAGAACATCCTGCGCGCGGTCGGCACCGTCCTGTCCGACCGGGGCGTCAACGAGATCGCCAAACCCATGCTCGACGACGTCACCAGCCGCGGCCGCCCCGACCTGATCTCCCTCGGCTTCGCCTTCGCCCTGTGGTCCGGTTCGCGCGCCGTCAACGTCTTCATCGACACCATCACCGTCATGTACGGGCTCGACGGACAGCGGGGCATCGTCAAGACCCGGCTGCTCGCCTTCCTCCTCTACGTCGTCGCCCTGCTGATCGGCGCGATCGTGCTGCCGCTGATGGTCGTCGGGCCCGACGCGGTGGTACGGCTGGTGCCCTGGAGCACGGAGGTGATCGCGGTCCTGTACTGGCCCACGGTCACCCTGCTCTCGATCGCCTTCCTGACCACCCTGTACCACGTGTCCGTGCCCGTCCGCTCGCCGTGGATCGAGGACGTGCCGGGCGCGCTCGTGGCCCTCGCGATGTGGGTCCTGGGCTCGTTCCTGCTGCGGATCTACCTCACCAACACCGTCGAGGGGCCCACCATCTACGGCTCCCTCGCCGCGCCCGTCGCGATCCTGCTGTGGATCGGCATCTCGGCCTTCGCCGTGCTCGTCGGAGCGGCCGTCAACGCCGCCATCGACCGGGTCTGGCCCTCGGTGGCCACCGCCGCCGCGCGCGAGGCGAACGAACGCGTCCGCGAGGCCGAGGCCGCCCAGCTGGTGGCGCGGGCCGCCGCCTGGCGGGCCCTGGCCGAAGGGGAGTCCGAGGACGACGAGGACGCCGGGATGCCGTCGGAGTTCCCGGAGCGCTGGTCGAAGTTCCTGCCGCCCGAGGACTACGGCTCGCGGCTGCGCAAGCACTGA
- a CDS encoding GAF domain-containing protein — MDAREAARLLKGVRAAALAGDRPPAAPRPEIAESWRRMLAGGVHPDRDARSRLLSAAETEERRQVSPLREILPVLREGLLPALDEALHIMVVADADGRLLWREGHSTILRKADRLGFAVGADWDEAVVGTNGVGTALVARRPVQVFSAEHFVSSHHDWTCAGAPVSDPRDGRLLGVVDVSGPLATMHPATLAWVTSVARLAEHELRVRHLESLERLRSVAAPLLARLAGRAVAVDPHGWTAAVTGLAPADRIPLPKGLGPGRLWIPQLGDCVAEPLPGGWLLRLEQPCAAGAAVSRVVLDLSRPRAWSATVYGAAGSWSQELTPRHAELLFLLAEAPAGRTAAELAAELFGDPARTVTVRAELSRVRRHLAGVLTHRPYRFAEDVEVELIRPEDPDLLLPHSTAPAVVRSRLGHGGGRGTPRP, encoded by the coding sequence ATGGACGCGCGGGAGGCGGCGCGTCTGCTCAAGGGCGTGCGGGCCGCCGCGCTGGCCGGGGACCGCCCTCCGGCCGCGCCCCGCCCGGAGATCGCCGAGTCCTGGCGGCGCATGCTGGCCGGCGGGGTGCACCCCGACCGGGACGCCCGCTCGCGGCTGCTGTCCGCCGCCGAGACCGAGGAACGCCGGCAGGTCTCCCCGCTGCGGGAGATACTCCCGGTGCTGCGCGAGGGACTGCTGCCCGCCCTCGACGAGGCCCTGCACATCATGGTCGTCGCCGACGCCGACGGGCGGCTGCTGTGGCGGGAGGGGCACAGCACGATCCTGCGCAAGGCGGACCGGCTGGGCTTCGCGGTGGGGGCCGACTGGGACGAGGCGGTGGTCGGCACCAACGGGGTGGGCACCGCGCTCGTGGCCCGGCGGCCCGTCCAGGTGTTCTCGGCCGAGCACTTCGTCTCCAGCCACCACGACTGGACCTGCGCGGGCGCACCCGTGTCCGATCCCCGGGACGGGCGGCTGCTGGGGGTGGTCGACGTCAGCGGGCCGCTCGCCACCATGCACCCGGCGACCCTGGCCTGGGTCACCTCGGTGGCCCGGCTCGCCGAGCACGAGCTGCGGGTGCGCCACCTTGAGTCCCTGGAGCGGCTGCGGTCGGTCGCCGCCCCGCTGCTGGCCCGGCTGGCCGGGCGGGCCGTGGCCGTGGACCCGCACGGCTGGACGGCCGCCGTGACGGGGCTGGCCCCCGCCGACCGGATCCCGCTGCCGAAGGGGCTGGGGCCCGGGCGGCTGTGGATCCCGCAGCTCGGCGACTGCGTGGCGGAGCCGCTGCCCGGCGGCTGGCTGCTGCGGCTGGAGCAGCCCTGCGCGGCCGGGGCGGCGGTGAGCCGGGTCGTACTGGACCTGAGCCGGCCGCGGGCCTGGTCGGCGACCGTGTACGGGGCCGCGGGCAGCTGGTCCCAGGAGCTCACCCCGCGCCACGCGGAGCTGCTGTTCCTGCTGGCGGAGGCCCCGGCCGGGCGCACCGCCGCCGAACTCGCCGCGGAACTCTTCGGGGACCCGGCCCGCACCGTGACGGTCCGCGCCGAGCTGTCCCGGGTCCGCCGCCACCTCGCCGGGGTGCTGACCCACCGGCCGTACCGCTTCGCGGAGGACGTGGAGGTGGAGCTGATCCGCCCCGAGGACCCCGACCTGCTGCTCCCCCACTCCACCGCCCCCGCGGTGGTCCGGTCCCGCCTGGGGCACGGTGGGGGCAGGGGGACCCCCCGGCCGTGA
- a CDS encoding putative leader peptide produces MNGAGIALVSRRHVDLGRMSSAICPAR; encoded by the coding sequence ATGAATGGAGCTGGAATTGCCTTGGTGAGTCGGCGGCACGTCGACCTCGGCCGCATGTCCAGCGCCATCTGTCCGGCACGCTGA
- the cysC gene encoding adenylyl-sulfate kinase — protein sequence MSVSDQGATVWLTGLPSAGKTTIAYALAERLRAEGHRVEVLDGDEIREFLSAGLGFTREDRHTNVQRIGFVAELLASNGVKALVPVIAPFADSREAVRKRHAAEGTSYLEVHVATPVEVCSERDVKGLYAKQAAGEISGLTGVDDPYEAPESPDLRIESHTQTVQESASALHALLTERGLA from the coding sequence ATGAGCGTGAGCGACCAGGGCGCCACCGTGTGGCTGACCGGTCTGCCGAGCGCGGGCAAGACCACCATCGCCTACGCGCTGGCCGAGCGGCTGCGCGCCGAGGGCCACCGCGTCGAGGTCCTCGACGGCGACGAGATCCGCGAGTTCCTCTCCGCCGGCCTGGGCTTCACCCGCGAGGACCGCCACACCAACGTGCAGCGGATCGGCTTCGTCGCCGAACTCCTCGCGAGCAACGGCGTCAAGGCGCTCGTGCCGGTGATCGCGCCGTTCGCGGACAGCCGCGAGGCCGTCCGCAAGCGGCACGCCGCCGAGGGCACCTCGTACCTGGAGGTCCACGTGGCCACCCCGGTCGAGGTCTGCTCCGAGCGTGATGTGAAGGGCCTGTACGCCAAGCAGGCGGCGGGCGAGATCTCCGGTCTGACCGGCGTCGACGACCCGTACGAGGCTCCGGAATCCCCGGACCTCCGCATCGAGTCGCACACGCAGACCGTGCAGGAGTCGGCATCGGCCCTGCACGCTCTGCTCACCGAGAGGGGTCTGGCATGA
- a CDS encoding nitrite/sulfite reductase yields the protein MAATPETPAAAPAAAARRKTGRHRGEGQWAVGHHTPLNGNEQFKKDDDGLNVRTRIETIYSKAGFDSIDPNDLRGRMRWWGLYTQRKPGIDGGKTAILEPEELDDKYFMLRVRIDGGRLTTEQLRVIGEISEEFARGTADLTDRQNVQYHWIRIEDVPEIWRRLEAVGLSTTEACGDTPRVILGSPVAGIAQDEIIDGTPAIDEIYRRIVGNPDFSNLPRKFKSAVSGSPLLDVAHEINDIAFVGVNHPEHGPGFDVWVGGGLSTNPKLGVRLGTWVSLDEVPDVYEGVISIFRDYGYRRLRTRARLKFLVADWGPAKFRQVLEDEYLKRKLTDGPAPEQPSGQWRDHVGVHQQQDGRFYVGFAPRVGRVDGATLTKIADVAEQHGSGRLRTTAEQKMIVLDIEADRVDSVVEALEALDLRVKPSPFRRGTMACTGIEFCKLAIVETKARGASLIDELERRLPDFAEPLTININGCPNACARIQVADIGLKGQLVLDDDGEQVEGYQVHLGGALGLEAGFGRKVRGLKVTSAGLPDYVERVVTRFQEQREDGERFAAWVGRAADEDLS from the coding sequence ATGGCCGCCACCCCCGAAACGCCCGCAGCCGCCCCCGCAGCCGCAGCGCGCCGCAAGACCGGCCGTCACCGCGGCGAGGGCCAGTGGGCCGTCGGACACCACACGCCCCTCAACGGCAACGAGCAGTTCAAGAAGGACGACGACGGTCTCAACGTGCGGACACGCATTGAGACGATCTACTCCAAGGCCGGCTTCGACTCGATCGACCCCAACGACCTGCGCGGCCGCATGCGCTGGTGGGGCCTCTACACCCAGCGCAAGCCCGGGATCGACGGCGGCAAGACCGCGATCCTGGAGCCGGAGGAGCTGGACGACAAGTACTTCATGCTGCGCGTCCGCATAGACGGCGGCCGGCTGACCACCGAGCAGCTCCGCGTCATCGGCGAGATCTCCGAGGAGTTCGCGCGCGGCACCGCGGACCTCACGGACCGCCAGAACGTGCAGTACCACTGGATCCGGATCGAGGACGTCCCGGAGATCTGGCGCCGCCTGGAGGCCGTCGGCCTCTCGACCACCGAGGCCTGCGGTGACACGCCCCGCGTCATCCTCGGCTCGCCCGTCGCCGGCATCGCCCAGGACGAGATCATCGACGGCACCCCCGCCATCGACGAGATCTACCGCCGCATCGTCGGCAACCCGGACTTCTCCAACCTGCCCCGCAAGTTCAAGTCGGCGGTCTCCGGCTCGCCGCTGCTCGACGTGGCGCACGAGATCAACGACATCGCCTTCGTCGGCGTGAACCACCCCGAGCACGGTCCCGGCTTCGACGTCTGGGTCGGCGGCGGCCTGTCCACCAACCCCAAGCTGGGCGTCCGTCTGGGCACCTGGGTCTCGCTCGACGAGGTCCCGGACGTCTACGAGGGCGTCATCTCGATCTTCCGCGACTACGGCTACCGGCGCCTGCGCACCCGCGCCCGCCTGAAGTTCCTCGTCGCCGACTGGGGTCCGGCCAAGTTCCGCCAGGTCCTGGAGGACGAGTACCTGAAGCGCAAGCTGACCGACGGCCCCGCACCCGAGCAGCCCAGCGGCCAGTGGCGCGACCATGTCGGCGTCCACCAGCAGCAGGACGGCAGGTTCTACGTCGGCTTCGCCCCCCGTGTCGGCCGCGTGGACGGCGCCACCCTCACCAAGATCGCCGACGTCGCCGAGCAGCACGGCTCCGGCCGCCTGCGCACCACCGCCGAGCAGAAGATGATCGTGCTCGACATCGAGGCGGACCGGGTGGACTCGGTCGTCGAGGCGCTGGAGGCGCTGGACCTGCGGGTCAAGCCGTCCCCGTTCCGCCGCGGCACCATGGCGTGCACCGGCATCGAGTTCTGCAAGCTGGCCATCGTCGAGACCAAGGCGCGCGGCGCCTCGCTCATCGACGAACTGGAGCGCCGCCTGCCGGACTTCGCCGAGCCGCTCACCATCAACATCAACGGCTGCCCGAACGCCTGCGCCCGTATCCAGGTGGCGGACATCGGTCTCAAGGGCCAGCTGGTCCTGGACGACGACGGCGAGCAGGTGGAGGGCTACCAGGTCCACCTGGGCGGCGCCCTCGGCCTGGAGGCCGGCTTCGGCCGCAAGGTCCGAGGCCTCAAGGTCACCTCGGCCGGGCTGCCGGACTACGTCGAGCGGGTCGTCACGCGCTTCCAGGAGCAGCGCGAGGACGGCGAGCGCTTCGCCGCCTGGGTGGGCCGCGCCGCCGACGAGGACCTCTCATGA
- a CDS encoding VOC family protein, which yields MTPRLDMIGLVVSDMAASLAFYRRLGLDVPADADSQPHVEAALPGGLRIAWDTEDVVRSFDPSWTPPTGGVRRELAFLCDSPAEVDALYAELTEAGHPGHLKPWDAFWGQRYAVVLDPDGCGVSLFAPSDAAR from the coding sequence ATGACTCCACGACTCGACATGATCGGCCTGGTCGTCTCCGACATGGCCGCCTCGCTCGCCTTCTACCGCCGGCTCGGCCTGGACGTGCCGGCCGACGCCGACTCGCAGCCGCACGTCGAGGCCGCCCTGCCCGGGGGCCTGCGGATCGCCTGGGACACGGAGGACGTCGTGCGCTCCTTCGACCCCTCGTGGACCCCGCCCACCGGGGGCGTCCGCCGGGAACTGGCATTCCTGTGCGATTCCCCCGCAGAGGTGGACGCGCTGTACGCCGAGCTGACGGAGGCCGGTCATCCGGGGCACCTGAAGCCCTGGGACGCCTTCTGGGGCCAGCGCTACGCGGTCGTCCTCGACCCCGACGGCTGCGGGGTCTCGCTGTTCGCCCCCTCCGACGCCGCCCGGTAG
- a CDS encoding helix-turn-helix domain-containing protein, producing the protein MYEEAPSAAVAGAVVWRARGPGGVVLPDGCMDLLWAGGRLLVAGPDTGPHPAGEVPGRAFAGLRLAPGTAPALLGVPAHRLRDRRVELADLWPAAEVRRLTERIAAHEDPCAGLEALALARARALGPPDPLPALVTARLRAGRPVAGIADDVGLGERQLRRRCLDAFGYGPRTLGRVLRLQRALALSRRGLPQAEVAHTAGYADQAHLAREVRALAGTTLGAYRAASEGANSETPQPSGSRTTA; encoded by the coding sequence GTGTACGAGGAAGCACCGTCGGCCGCCGTCGCCGGAGCCGTGGTCTGGCGGGCCCGGGGACCCGGCGGGGTCGTGCTGCCCGACGGGTGCATGGACCTGCTGTGGGCCGGGGGCCGACTGCTGGTGGCCGGGCCCGACACCGGGCCGCACCCCGCCGGGGAGGTCCCCGGCCGGGCCTTCGCCGGGCTGCGGCTCGCCCCCGGCACCGCGCCCGCGCTGCTCGGCGTACCGGCGCACCGGCTGCGCGACCGGCGGGTGGAACTCGCCGACCTGTGGCCCGCCGCCGAGGTGCGCCGGCTCACCGAACGGATCGCCGCCCACGAGGACCCGTGCGCGGGCCTCGAAGCACTGGCGCTGGCCCGCGCCCGCGCCCTGGGCCCGCCCGATCCGCTCCCCGCGCTGGTGACGGCCCGGCTGCGGGCGGGCCGGCCGGTGGCCGGCATCGCCGACGACGTCGGCCTCGGCGAACGCCAGCTGCGCCGGCGCTGCCTCGACGCCTTCGGCTACGGGCCCCGCACGCTGGGGCGGGTGCTGCGCCTCCAGCGGGCCCTGGCCCTGAGCAGGCGCGGGCTGCCCCAGGCCGAGGTGGCCCACACCGCCGGGTACGCCGACCAGGCGCACCTGGCCCGCGAGGTGCGGGCGCTGGCCGGGACCACCCTCGGGGCCTACCGGGCGGCGTCGGAGGGGGCGAACAGCGAGACCCCGCAGCCGTCGGGGTCGAGGACGACCGCGTAG
- a CDS encoding response regulator gives MTADSIPTRVLVVDDQTVVREGLVLLLGLLPGIEVLASAADGAEAVRLVAEHAPDVVLMDLRMPRVDGVEATRLITERHPGTAVVVLTTYSDDASIMDALKAGARGYLTKDADAEEIARAVAAVREGGTGLGRAAQERLVAAAVSGPSQRSRPTGLPDGLTAREGEVLTLIAEGHSNPEIARRLTISESTVKTHINNLFAKTGVRDRAQAVRYAYRHGLA, from the coding sequence GTGACCGCCGACAGCATCCCGACCCGCGTCCTGGTGGTGGACGACCAGACCGTCGTGCGCGAGGGCCTGGTGCTCCTGCTCGGCCTGCTGCCCGGCATCGAGGTCCTCGCCTCCGCCGCGGACGGCGCCGAGGCCGTCCGGCTCGTCGCCGAACACGCCCCCGACGTGGTGCTGATGGACCTGCGCATGCCCCGCGTCGACGGGGTCGAGGCCACCCGGCTCATCACCGAACGGCACCCCGGCACCGCCGTCGTCGTCCTCACCACCTACAGCGACGACGCGTCCATCATGGACGCCCTCAAGGCCGGGGCCCGCGGCTACCTCACCAAGGACGCCGACGCCGAGGAGATCGCCCGCGCGGTGGCCGCCGTCCGCGAGGGCGGCACCGGTCTCGGCCGGGCCGCGCAGGAACGCCTCGTCGCGGCCGCCGTGTCCGGCCCGTCGCAGCGCTCCCGCCCCACCGGCCTCCCCGACGGCCTGACCGCCCGCGAGGGGGAGGTGCTCACCCTGATCGCCGAGGGGCACTCGAACCCCGAGATCGCCCGCCGGCTGACGATCTCGGAGTCCACCGTCAAGACCCACATCAACAACCTCTTCGCCAAG
- a CDS encoding phosphoadenylyl-sulfate reductase yields MTTVQDTRLTELKELAERAGRDLEDASALEILTWAAQTFGGKFAVTSSMEDAVVAHLASRAFPGVDVVFLDTGYHFEETIGTRDAVEAVMDVNVITLTPRQTVAEQDAEYGPKLHDRDPDLCCALRKVKPLEEGLAAYEAWATGLRRDESPTRANTPVVGWDEKRQKVKVSPIARWTQDDVDAYVAEHGVLTNPLLMDGYASVGCAPCTRRVAEGEDARAGRWAGRAKTECGLHG; encoded by the coding sequence ATGACCACCGTTCAAGACACCCGTCTCACGGAACTGAAGGAACTGGCCGAGCGGGCGGGCCGGGACCTGGAGGACGCCTCCGCACTGGAGATCCTCACGTGGGCGGCGCAGACCTTCGGCGGGAAGTTCGCCGTGACCTCCTCCATGGAGGACGCGGTGGTCGCCCACCTGGCCTCCCGCGCCTTCCCCGGCGTGGACGTCGTCTTCCTGGACACGGGCTACCACTTCGAGGAGACGATCGGCACCCGCGACGCGGTGGAGGCCGTGATGGACGTCAACGTCATCACGCTGACCCCGCGGCAGACGGTGGCCGAGCAGGACGCGGAGTACGGCCCGAAGCTGCACGACCGCGACCCCGACCTGTGCTGCGCACTGCGCAAGGTCAAGCCGCTGGAAGAGGGCCTGGCCGCGTACGAGGCGTGGGCGACGGGCCTGCGCCGCGACGAGTCCCCCACCCGGGCGAACACCCCCGTGGTCGGCTGGGACGAGAAGCGGCAGAAGGTCAAGGTCTCCCCGATCGCCCGCTGGACGCAGGACGACGTGGACGCGTACGTCGCGGAACACGGTGTCCTGACCAACCCGCTGCTGATGGACGGTTACGCCTCGGTGGGCTGTGCCCCCTGCACCCGCCGGGTGGCGGAGGGCGAGGACGCGCGGGCCGGCCGGTGGGCCGGACGGGCCAAGACCGAGTGCGGACTGCACGGCTGA